A stretch of Candidatus Manganitrophaceae bacterium DNA encodes these proteins:
- a CDS encoding ABC transporter ATP-binding protein has product MIELVDLKKSFGDNHVLRGVHLRIETGENMVIIGGSGTGKSVILKHIIGLMKPDSGQVLVDGTDIITLPEKELNQFRKRFGMVFQSAALFDSITVGENVGFPLREHTKLPDEKIREIARQKLLMVGLKGIEDRMPDYLSGGMKKRVGMARAIAMDPKILLYDEPTTGLDPIMTDVIDTLISKMNNQLKVTSVTITHDMKSAYKIADKIAMLYEGKILEVGTPDEIRNSPNPVVRQFITGSATGPIKVAGVE; this is encoded by the coding sequence ATGATCGAGTTGGTCGACCTTAAAAAGAGCTTTGGTGACAATCATGTTCTGCGCGGGGTCCATCTTCGGATCGAAACCGGCGAGAACATGGTGATCATCGGCGGAAGCGGAACCGGAAAGAGCGTCATTCTCAAACATATCATCGGCCTGATGAAGCCCGATTCCGGTCAGGTCTTGGTCGACGGGACCGACATCATCACCCTCCCGGAGAAAGAGTTAAATCAGTTTCGAAAGCGGTTTGGGATGGTGTTTCAATCGGCGGCCCTTTTTGATTCCATTACCGTAGGGGAGAACGTCGGGTTTCCCTTAAGAGAGCATACCAAACTACCGGATGAAAAGATCCGTGAGATCGCCCGGCAGAAGTTATTGATGGTCGGATTAAAAGGGATCGAGGACCGGATGCCGGATTACCTCTCCGGGGGGATGAAGAAACGGGTTGGGATGGCACGGGCCATTGCGATGGACCCGAAGATCCTTCTCTATGATGAACCGACCACCGGACTCGATCCGATCATGACCGATGTGATCGATACCCTCATCTCCAAAATGAACAACCAGCTCAAAGTAACGTCGGTCACGATCACCCACGATATGAAGAGCGCCTATAAGATCGCCGACAAGATTGCGATGCTCTATGAGGGGAAAATCTTGGAAGTTGGAACCCCCGACGAAATCCGAAACAGCCCGAACCCGGTCGTCCGGCAGTTTATTACCGGAAGTGCGACCGGTCCGATCAAAGTGGCGGGCGTTGAATAA
- a CDS encoding ABC transporter permease → MRYLEKIGGWFLQLLTEMGAVALIFIKAVVWAFRPPFRFRNIIKQMEAVGVQSIPVVLITATFTGMVLALQSFTGFKRFNAEGLVGTVVALSMSRELGPVLTGLIVAGRAGAAMAAELGTMKVTEQIDALATMAVNPVNYLITPRLIAGMLMLPMLTVFSDLIGIIGGYLISVEMLEANPGIYIRRTIQYLQPNDIWGGILKSAVFGTLIATVSCYKGFNSEGGAEGVGRATTGAVVVSEMLILISDYFLTAFLY, encoded by the coding sequence ATGCGCTATTTGGAAAAGATCGGGGGCTGGTTTCTTCAACTCCTGACCGAGATGGGGGCGGTCGCCTTGATCTTCATCAAGGCGGTCGTCTGGGCATTCCGGCCGCCGTTTCGCTTTCGGAACATCATCAAGCAGATGGAGGCGGTCGGGGTTCAATCGATTCCGGTCGTCTTGATCACCGCCACCTTCACCGGAATGGTCCTCGCCCTTCAGAGTTTCACCGGTTTCAAGCGTTTTAACGCCGAGGGGCTCGTCGGAACGGTCGTGGCCCTCTCGATGAGCCGAGAGCTCGGCCCGGTGCTGACCGGACTCATCGTCGCCGGGAGGGCCGGGGCGGCGATGGCGGCCGAGCTGGGGACGATGAAAGTAACCGAGCAGATCGACGCCCTTGCGACGATGGCGGTCAATCCGGTGAACTATCTGATCACCCCGAGATTGATCGCCGGAATGCTGATGCTCCCGATGCTGACCGTTTTTTCCGATCTGATCGGAATTATCGGGGGATATCTGATCTCGGTCGAGATGTTGGAGGCGAATCCCGGCATCTACATCCGGCGGACGATTCAATATCTTCAGCCGAACGATATCTGGGGAGGGATCTTAAAGTCCGCGGTCTTCGGCACCCTCATTGCCACCGTCAGCTGTTACAAAGGCTTTAATAGCGAGGGGGGAGCCGAAGGGGTCGGCCGCGCGACCACCGGCGCCGTCGTTGTCTCGGAGATGCTGATTCTGATCTCCGATTATTTTTTAACGGCCTTTCTTTATTAG